The sequence below is a genomic window from Ignavibacteriales bacterium.
AAGTTGTACTAAAGGGAAAAACTTCCCGCGAAACACTAGTACATGAAGCAATGTCCTCAAATGTAATATACGTAGGACCCGCAATGGGGATTGAAGAATGTATGGCACTTATGATTGATAAAAGAATCAGGCATCTTCCGGTGTTAAATGAAGGAAAACTTGTCGGGCTTATTTCAATAGGTGATGTAGTAAAAGCTGTTATCGGTGAAAAGAAGTTTATGATCGAACAACTAATTCACTATATAACAGGTAACCGCTGATTATCTATTGATAAAAAATTTTAGTGATGACCTCAATCAGCTTTCTTTTGTGTAAAGTCTAATCAACTTTTTTATCAAAAATTTTCCTGTATATAAGCAATGCGATTGCTGCCGTAACTCCAATCCCCGAAAAATAGTACCAGATATAATGTGCATTGTCATAAGCATGGGTTAGTTGCTCAGGAGTAAGAGTAGCCGGATCGGGGCAGTACGCCGTCAATAAATATCCTGAAATGCCGAACCCAAGTATCGATGATAGAAAAGAATGCAAATGACTGAAGCCAAGGTACAGACCCTCTTCTCCTTTGGGCGCCTGCAGAGAAAAGTATTCAAGATAGCGTGGTGAAATAAAACATTCAGCAAGTCCTTGTACGACAATTCCCGCGATCATCATTATTGTTATCGGGTGCGCACTTAAAATTCCAAGTATCGAAACAGAAGTTCCTGAGATTGATTCCAGAATCGCACTTGAAGCCATAAGCAATGCCGATAGAGGCATAAGGAACATTCCAACTGCCATTGAGGAAACAGCTTTTACATTTTTCATTAATGCAGTTATTAACACTACCATTGACATTACTACAAATGGGTTTACATTTGCAATCCATTCAGGTGAAGCATTTTCACCTACTGTACGCAGTACATATTTCGGCATTGTTGCATAAAGCTGGTGCTGAATGATCCAGAATCCGGTGACAATAACTATCAGCAACACGAGTCTGATATTTGTGATAACCCGTATAAAGCCATCCCAGGCTGCTCTGAAGGTTTTACCTTCTCCATGAGCATCTACACTTTTATAAAAATAGTAAACCACTATCAATGCAAGTAATGTCATAAATGCCGCGTAGTAGTTTATTGATTGCAATCCCCAATTCAACCTGAGCGGATACGCAAATGTTTTCCCAAGGAATGCCCCTACATTTACCATCCCATAAAAAATAGAATACCCGCGAGCACGTGTCATTTCATTAGTCGTTTTTGCTACAGTTCCGGTTATGATTGATTTTATAAAAGAACCGCCGAACATTAAAATCGCCAATGCAGGTAGCACAGTCACTTTATACGGCAGCGCTCCTAAAGTAAAATATCCTATGGTCAGTAGAAGAAAGGCGAGGTTGATAGCTTTTCTGAAACCGATTTTATCAGCAAACGCGCCTGTAAACGGAGGAAGAAAATATAATCCTGCCGAAAAAACACCGCTGATCCATGCTGCGTCAATATCATTGAAACCAACCACATTGGATAAGTAAAGTGTAATGGCAATGAACATAGCGTAGTATGCAGCACGTTCAAATAGTTCAACGACGTTTGCAGTCCAGAATGTTGATGGAAAATTCCATCCTGAATTTGATGTATTCTCCTGGGTATTATTCACTATTGCCTCTCAATTTTTAAAAAGTTTTACAAAGATAAATAATCTGTGTTTTATACTCTAATAAAATGAGGCTGAGTAGCTTGATTATGATTTGAAGCAAATCTGGATTTAGATGGGAACTAACGGAAAATTCTTTTTAATTTTTCTTAAAGACAATCGGGATGGTTA
It includes:
- a CDS encoding CBS domain-containing protein, which translates into the protein MEIVRQILESKGTDVWTIKPESTIYDALKLMAEKGVGALLVMEGESVKGIFSERDYARKVVLKGKTSRETLVHEAMSSNVIYVGPAMGIEECMALMIDKRIRHLPVLNEGKLVGLISIGDVVKAVIGEKKFMIEQLIHYITGNR
- a CDS encoding MFS transporter, producing the protein MFIAITLYLSNVVGFNDIDAAWISGVFSAGLYFLPPFTGAFADKIGFRKAINLAFLLLTIGYFTLGALPYKVTVLPALAILMFGGSFIKSIITGTVAKTTNEMTRARGYSIFYGMVNVGAFLGKTFAYPLRLNWGLQSINYYAAFMTLLALIVVYYFYKSVDAHGEGKTFRAAWDGFIRVITNIRLVLLIVIVTGFWIIQHQLYATMPKYVLRTVGENASPEWIANVNPFVVMSMVVLITALMKNVKAVSSMAVGMFLMPLSALLMASSAILESISGTSVSILGILSAHPITIMMIAGIVVQGLAECFISPRYLEYFSLQAPKGEEGLYLGFSHLHSFLSSILGFGISGYLLTAYCPDPATLTPEQLTHAYDNAHYIWYYFSGIGVTAAIALLIYRKIFDKKVD